The Lycium ferocissimum isolate CSIRO_LF1 chromosome 10, AGI_CSIRO_Lferr_CH_V1, whole genome shotgun sequence genome window below encodes:
- the LOC132033817 gene encoding pentatricopeptide repeat-containing protein At1g34160, giving the protein MAYVDSLLSKCTSFSQLKQLQAHLITTGIFQFYTSRSKFLDFCAISPFGNLLYAAHIFRHITSPCKNEYNAIIRGLAQSHKPIDAITFYISMARDSCMPDALTCSFTLKACARALARIETPQIHAQVIRFGFSADVLLRTTLLDAYSKCGDLRDACKVFDEMCVRDIASWNALIAGLAQGNRPTEALLLFKKMREENVNMEPNEVTVLGALSACSQLGANKEGGRVHDYIKSKNLDGNVIVCNAVIDMYGKCGILGRAYEVFNEMKCLRTRVTWNTMIMALAMYGDGEQALELFERMGRAGIEADSVSYLAAICACNHAGMVEEGMKLFDAMDRYGVSKNVKHYGSMVDLLGRAGRLDEAYKIVQSMPTVPDAVLWQTLLGASKTYGNVEMAEIASKKLVEMGSDHCGDFVLLSNLYAAQGRWHDVRRVREAMKGQDVKKVPGFSYIEVGGTIYKFMNGDKNNPKWEEIYWKLDEVLLRIREYGYVAETNYVFHDIGTEEKENALCYHSEKLAVSFGLISTPDGTCISVNKNLRICGDCHVVIKLISKIYKREIIVRDRTRFHRFKDGTCSCKEYW; this is encoded by the coding sequence ATGGCCTACGTAGATTCATTACTCTCAAAATGCACTTCCTTTTCACAACTCAAACAACTCCAAGCACATCTCATAACCACCGGCATATTCCAATTCTACACATCCCGCTCCAAATTCCTCGATTTCTGCGCCATCTCTCCCTTCGGCAACCTCCTTTACGCCGCCCACATCTTCCGCCACATCACTTCTCCTTGCAAAAACGAATACAACGCCATCATTCGCGGCCTTGCCCAAAGCCACAAACCCATTGATGCCATCACATTTTATATCTCTATGGCACGTGACTCTTGTATGCCTGATGCTCTTACTTGTTCCTTTACGCTTAAAGCTTGTGCACGTGCATTGGCCCGTATCGAAACCCCACAAATCCATGCTCAGGTGATACGATTTGGGTTTAGTGCAGATGTTTTGTTGAGGACGACTTTGCTGGATGCATACTCGAAATGTGGTGATTTAAGGGATGCGTGCaaggtgtttgatgaaatgTGTGTGAGAGATATCGCGAGTTGGAACGCGTTGATTGCTGGGTTAGCTCAAGGGAATAGACCAACTGAAGCTTTGTTGCTTTTTAAGAAAATGAGAGAGGAAAATGTTAATATGGAGCCGAATGAGGTTACTGTGCTTGGTGCTCTTTCTGCTTGTTCGCAGTTGGGGGCGAATAAAGAAGGGGGACGTGTTCACGATTATATTAAAAGTAAGAATCTTGATGGAAATGTGATTGTTTGTAATGCTGTTATTGATATGTATGGGAAATGTGGTATTCTTGGAAGAGCTTATGAGGTGTTTAATGAGATGAAATGCTTGAGGACTCGTGTCACGTGGAATACTATGATTATGGCACTCGCGATGTATGGAGATGGAGAGCAAGCACTTGAGCTTTTTGAGAGAATGGGGCGAGCTGGGATTGAGGCGGATAGTGTGAGTTACTTAGCTGCCATATGTGCTTGTAACCATGCAGGGATGGTTGAGGAAGGAATGAAATTGTTTGATGCCATGGATAGATATGGAGTGAGTAAGAATGTAAAGCATTATGGTAGTATGGTGGACTTGTTGGGAAGGGCTGGGAGGTTGGATGAAGCTTACAAAATTGTTCAGTCAATGCCTACAGTTCCTGATGCAGTTTTATGGCAAACTCTGTTAGGGGCTTCCAAGACTTATGGAAATGTGGAAATGGCAGAGATAGCGTCCAAGAAGCTAGTTGAAATGGGATCAGATCATTGTGGGGATTTCGTGTTGCTATCCAATCTTTATGCAGCACAAGGGAGGTGGCACGATGTGAGAAGAGTAAGGGAGGCGATGAAAGGTCAGGATGTAAAGAAGGTACCAGGTTTTAGCTATATTGAGGTTGGTGGAACGATATACAAGTTTATGAATGGTGATAAGAACAATCCGAAGTGGGAGGAGATTTATTGGAAACTTGACGAGGTCTTGTTAAGGATTAGGGAATACGGGTATGTGGCCGAAACTAATTATGTGTTTCATGATATTGGAACGGAGGAGAAGGAGAATGCACTGTGTTACCATAGTGAGAAGCTGGCAGTGTCTTTTGGTTTGATTAGTACACCTGATGGAACTTGTATAAGTGTGAATAAGAATCTTAGAATATGTGGGGATTGCCATGTTGTGATTAAGCTCATATCAAAGATATACAAGCGGGAGATTATTGTGAGGGACAGGACTCGTTTCCACAGATTTAAAGATGGGACTTGTTCTTGTAAAGAATATTGGTGA
- the LOC132033820 gene encoding very-long-chain aldehyde decarbonylase GL1-9-like: MVFWEGYVSDEVMGTFAPIVVYWLYAGFYQLLPPMDNYRLHTRKEEDDKNVVPLGSVVKGVLLQQFFQATVAHLLFLLTCKVTVSENVVQPSIPVQIVQIIIAMLVMDTWQYFVHRYMHQNKFLYRHVHSQHHRLVVPYAIGALYNHPLEGLLLDTFGGALSFLVAGMTARTAVIFFCFAVVKTVDDHCGLWLPGNIFHLFFQNNTAYHDIHHQLQGTKFNYSQPFFPIWDKLLGTYMPYRLVKRPEGGFEARLMKD, encoded by the exons atggtgTTTTGGGAAGGTTATGTGAGTGATGAAGTGATGGGGACATTTGCACCAATAGTGGTGTATTGGTTATATGCAGGGTTTTATCAACTATTGCCACCAATGGATAACTATCGTCTTCATACTaggaaagaagaagatgacaagAATGTAGTTCCACTTGGTTCTGTTGTTAAAGGGGTTCTTCTTCAGCAGTTTTTTCAGGCCACTGTTGCCCACTTGCTCTTCTTG TTAACATGTAAGGTAACTGTATCAGAAAATGTAGTCCAGCCCTCAATTCCTGTTCAGATTGTGCAGATCATTATAGCGATGCTGGTCATGGATACCTGGCAGTACTTTGTGCATCGCTACATGCATCAGAACAAGTTTTTATACCGCCATGTTCACTCCCAGCATCATCGGTTGGTTGTGCCTTACGCGATTGGTGCCCTTTATAACCACCCACTTGAAGGTCTCCTCTTGGATACCTTTGGTGGTGCTCTTTCATTTCTTGTTGCCGGAATGACTGCACGTACTGCTGTCATCTTTTTCTGCTTTGCTGTGGTCAAAACGGTTGATGATCATTGTGGACTCTGGCTGCCTGGTAATATCTTCCatttgtttttccaaaataacaCTGCTTACCATGACATTCATCATCAGCTCCAAGGCACAAAGTTCAATTATTCTCAGCCGTTCTTTCCAATATGGGACAAACTTCTTGGAACATACATGCCATACAGACTTGTAAAAAGGCCTGAGGGTGGATTTGAGGCGCGACTGATGAAAGATTAG